One genomic segment of Amycolatopsis sp. Hca4 includes these proteins:
- a CDS encoding glycosyltransferase has product MRLLFTSLGSFGHTFPLVPLAVAAREAGHDVVFATSEDFLPQLTKAGLDAAAAGLAIKDAFGQAFAETFGDAGPPGPPGDIPREVLFPVVAKVFGELMPKRFLADLLPLFEHVRPDLVVSEAGNSGGAFAAFKAGIPVVAHGFGRVSTGDPMTDRIRDAIREHGASLGIEVGEDLAFGGPFVDICPESVQDADFLARTTHRVPLRPVGWSEPGELPPGVLDKRRPLVYLTLGTAMGHAGVLTEAIAGLSGLDVDVLVATGPSLPEGALGEVPENVRLEAWVPQAALLPHVDLVVHHGGSGTTLGAFGAALPQLLLPQGADQFTNAEAVHEAGVGDRLLGADVTAEAVAAKARHLLTDTSVRDAARTLAAEVAAMPSPAEVAAELPALV; this is encoded by the coding sequence GTGCGCTTACTCTTCACCTCACTGGGGTCCTTCGGCCACACCTTCCCGCTCGTCCCGCTGGCGGTCGCCGCGCGCGAGGCGGGCCACGACGTCGTCTTCGCCACCTCGGAAGACTTCCTGCCACAGCTGACCAAGGCCGGGCTCGACGCGGCGGCCGCCGGGCTCGCCATCAAGGACGCGTTCGGCCAGGCGTTCGCCGAGACGTTCGGCGACGCAGGGCCGCCCGGCCCGCCGGGGGACATCCCGCGGGAGGTGCTGTTCCCGGTCGTCGCGAAGGTCTTCGGCGAGCTGATGCCGAAGCGGTTCCTCGCCGACCTGCTGCCGCTGTTCGAGCACGTCCGCCCCGATCTGGTGGTCAGCGAGGCGGGCAATTCGGGCGGCGCGTTCGCCGCGTTCAAGGCCGGGATCCCGGTGGTGGCGCACGGTTTCGGCCGCGTGTCGACCGGCGACCCGATGACCGACAGGATCCGGGACGCGATCCGCGAGCACGGCGCTTCGCTGGGCATCGAGGTCGGCGAGGACCTGGCGTTCGGCGGCCCGTTCGTCGACATCTGCCCGGAGTCGGTGCAGGACGCGGACTTCCTGGCGCGCACCACCCACCGCGTGCCGCTGCGCCCGGTCGGCTGGAGCGAGCCGGGCGAGCTGCCGCCGGGCGTGCTCGACAAGCGGCGTCCGCTGGTGTACCTGACGCTGGGCACCGCGATGGGCCACGCGGGCGTGCTCACCGAGGCGATCGCCGGACTGTCCGGTTTGGACGTCGACGTCCTGGTCGCCACCGGCCCGTCGCTGCCCGAGGGCGCGCTGGGCGAGGTCCCGGAGAACGTCCGGCTCGAGGCGTGGGTCCCGCAGGCGGCGCTGCTCCCGCACGTCGACCTGGTGGTCCACCACGGCGGCAGCGGCACGACGCTCGGTGCGTTCGGCGCGGCCCTCCCGCAGCTGCTGCTCCCGCAGGGCGCGGACCAGTTCACCAACGCCGAAGCGGTGCACGAGGCCGGCGTCGGCGACCGCCTGCTCGGCGCCGACGTCACCGCCGAAGCCGTCGCCGCCAAGGCCCGCCACCTCCTCACGGACACGTCGGTCCGCGACGCGGCCCGGACCTTGGCCGCCGAGGTCGCGGCCATGCCGTCCCCGGCCGAGGTCGCCGCCGAACTCCCGGCCCTGGTCTGA
- a CDS encoding flavodoxin family protein: protein MPRLLIVHHTPSPSTQALFEAVVAGATHPDIEGVEVVRRAALAATATDVLEADGYLLGTPANLGSMSGALKHFFDTIYYPCLDETRGRPFGYWIHGNSDTSGTERQLLAITTGLAWAKAAESVTSTGEPDKKTLEACTELGGTLAATLMSS from the coding sequence ATGCCGCGGCTGCTGATCGTCCACCACACGCCGTCGCCGTCGACGCAGGCGTTGTTCGAAGCGGTCGTGGCCGGGGCGACGCACCCGGACATCGAGGGGGTGGAGGTGGTCCGCCGGGCGGCGCTGGCGGCCACCGCCACCGACGTCCTCGAAGCGGACGGCTACCTGCTGGGCACGCCGGCGAACCTGGGCAGCATGAGCGGCGCGCTGAAGCACTTCTTCGACACGATCTACTACCCGTGCCTGGACGAGACGCGAGGTCGCCCGTTCGGGTACTGGATTCACGGCAACAGCGACACTTCGGGCACCGAACGGCAGCTGCTGGCCATCACGACCGGCCTGGCGTGGGCCAAAGCGGCGGAATCCGTCACCAGCACGGGTGAACCGGACAAAAAGACCCTGGAAGCGTGCACCGAACTGGGCGGCACGCTGGCCGCGACGCTGATGAGCTCCTGA
- a CDS encoding purine-nucleoside phosphorylase yields the protein MTEQEAASAIAKRTGVDAHDIAVVLGSGWRPAADVIGECETEIPFAELPGFTTPGAVGHGGTIRSLTIGDKNVLVMLGRTHFYEGKGIDPVVHNVRTAAAAGVRTVLLTNAAGGLREGFQVGQPVLIADHLNLTARSPIVGANFVDLTDLYSKRLRDIAREIDSSLEEGVYAGLTGPHFETPAEIRMLRTLGADLVGMSTVLEAIAARAAGVEVFGLSLVTNLAAGMTGEPLNHQEVLEAGQAAATKMGSLLRELVTRA from the coding sequence ATGACTGAACAAGAAGCCGCGAGCGCCATCGCCAAGCGCACCGGCGTTGACGCGCACGACATCGCGGTGGTCCTGGGGTCGGGCTGGCGCCCGGCGGCGGACGTCATCGGGGAGTGCGAGACGGAGATCCCGTTCGCCGAACTGCCCGGTTTCACCACGCCCGGCGCGGTGGGGCACGGCGGCACCATCCGCTCGCTGACGATCGGCGACAAGAACGTCCTGGTCATGCTCGGGCGGACGCACTTCTACGAGGGCAAGGGCATCGACCCGGTGGTGCACAACGTGCGCACCGCGGCGGCGGCCGGCGTCCGGACGGTGCTGCTGACGAACGCGGCCGGCGGCCTGCGCGAGGGCTTCCAGGTCGGCCAGCCGGTGCTGATCGCCGACCACCTGAACCTGACCGCGCGCTCGCCGATCGTCGGCGCGAACTTCGTCGACCTGACCGACCTGTACTCGAAGCGGCTGCGGGACATCGCCCGCGAGATCGACTCGTCGCTGGAAGAAGGCGTCTACGCGGGCCTGACCGGGCCGCACTTCGAGACGCCGGCGGAGATCCGGATGCTGCGCACGCTGGGCGCGGACCTGGTCGGCATGTCGACGGTGCTGGAGGCGATCGCCGCCCGCGCGGCCGGCGTCGAGGTCTTCGGCCTGTCGCTGGTGACGAACCTGGCCGCGGGCATGACCGGCGAGCCGCTGAACCACCAGGAAGTCCTCGAAGCCGGCCAGGCCGCGGCCACCAAGATGGGCTCCCTGCTCCGCGAGCTGGTCACCCGCGCCTGA
- a CDS encoding ABA4-like family protein, translating into MTLFDLAFPLAAPFWALLILAPKWRWTERIMRSPWVPLLPLVCYFGLVLPHFGEWGRAMLRPDLGVLQTLLATPWGAGLVWAHLIAFDLFIARWMYFEGRSAGLSPWVVSPILLLTIFLSPFGLVVFLLVRAARLRSLA; encoded by the coding sequence ATGACCCTCTTCGACCTGGCCTTCCCGCTGGCGGCGCCGTTCTGGGCGTTGCTGATCCTGGCCCCGAAGTGGCGCTGGACCGAACGGATCATGCGCTCGCCGTGGGTCCCGCTGCTGCCCCTGGTCTGCTACTTCGGGCTGGTCCTGCCGCACTTCGGCGAGTGGGGCCGGGCGATGCTCCGGCCCGACCTCGGCGTGCTGCAGACGCTGCTGGCCACGCCGTGGGGCGCCGGGCTCGTCTGGGCGCACCTCATCGCGTTCGACCTGTTCATCGCGCGGTGGATGTACTTCGAGGGGCGCTCGGCCGGGCTCTCGCCGTGGGTGGTCAGCCCGATCCTGCTGCTGACGATCTTCCTCTCGCCGTTCGGGCTGGTGGTGTTCCTCCTGGTGCGCGCGGCCCGGTTACGCTCCCTCGCATGA
- a CDS encoding methylmalonyl-CoA mutase family protein, with translation MTDVAGPESVPISEFDLAAEFPQATREQWQELVAGVLRKSGKLPEDFAGAPESKLVTRTYDGIEIQPLYTAEDVPGDIGFPGLPPYVRGSRPEGQVSTGWDVRARFTGDDDRAVNKAILADLEGGVTSIWLSVPPAALADALNEVYLDLAPVVLDAGAQYEAASEALFELFDEREIPASEATAVLGADPIGLAARSGADVALEPAAALAARVAGKYPNVRTIVADGLPFHEAGGSDAQELGALVAAGVTYLRSLTDAGLDVEAAAGQLEFRLAATADQFSTIAKLRAARRLWARVAEVCGFTAPMRQHAVTSPAMLTQRDPWVNMLRTTVACFGAGVGGADAVTVLPFDAAIGRPDAFSARIARNTHAVLLEESKLAGVADPAGGSWYVEKLTDDLAHAAWAEFTAVEGEGGLVASLASGALAGRLAATWEKRSQRIATRRDPLTGVSEFPNLAEKPVVREPAGSTVEGGLPRHRYAEGFEALRDASDAYLASHGSRPKIFLATLGPVAAHTTRAGFAANLFQAGGIEAVNPGATDDLPGAFRESGARIACLCGTDDAYAAQAADVAASLGAEYVLLAGKGSYDGIDGNVFAGGNALEVLNGLHAKLGVTR, from the coding sequence ATGACTGATGTGGCCGGTCCGGAGTCAGTGCCGATCTCCGAGTTCGACCTCGCGGCCGAGTTCCCGCAGGCGACGCGCGAGCAGTGGCAGGAGCTGGTCGCGGGCGTGCTGCGCAAGAGCGGGAAGCTGCCGGAGGACTTCGCGGGCGCCCCGGAGAGCAAGCTCGTCACGCGGACCTACGACGGGATCGAGATCCAGCCGCTGTACACGGCCGAGGACGTCCCCGGCGACATCGGCTTCCCCGGCCTGCCGCCGTACGTGCGCGGGTCCCGGCCGGAAGGGCAGGTCAGCACCGGCTGGGACGTCCGCGCCCGGTTCACCGGCGACGACGACCGCGCGGTCAACAAGGCGATCCTCGCCGACCTCGAAGGCGGCGTGACGTCGATCTGGCTCTCCGTGCCGCCCGCGGCGCTGGCCGACGCGCTGAACGAGGTCTACCTGGACCTGGCGCCGGTCGTGCTGGATGCGGGTGCTCAGTACGAAGCCGCCTCCGAAGCGTTGTTCGAACTGTTCGACGAGCGCGAGATCCCGGCGAGCGAAGCCACCGCCGTGCTGGGTGCCGACCCGATCGGGCTGGCCGCCCGGTCCGGCGCCGACGTGGCACTGGAACCGGCGGCCGCGCTCGCGGCGCGTGTCGCCGGGAAGTACCCGAACGTGCGGACGATCGTCGCCGACGGCCTCCCGTTCCACGAGGCGGGCGGCTCGGACGCGCAAGAGCTGGGCGCGCTGGTCGCGGCCGGGGTCACGTACCTGCGGTCGCTGACGGACGCCGGGCTCGACGTCGAGGCCGCGGCCGGGCAGCTGGAGTTCCGGCTCGCCGCGACCGCCGACCAGTTCTCCACCATCGCGAAGCTGCGCGCGGCGCGCCGCCTGTGGGCCCGGGTCGCCGAGGTCTGCGGCTTCACCGCGCCGATGCGCCAGCACGCCGTGACGTCGCCGGCCATGCTGACCCAGCGCGACCCTTGGGTGAACATGCTGCGCACGACCGTGGCCTGCTTCGGCGCGGGTGTCGGCGGCGCGGACGCGGTCACCGTGCTGCCGTTCGACGCGGCGATCGGCCGGCCCGACGCCTTCTCCGCGCGGATCGCCCGCAACACCCACGCCGTGCTGCTGGAGGAGTCCAAGCTGGCCGGCGTGGCCGACCCGGCGGGCGGCTCCTGGTACGTCGAGAAGCTCACCGACGACCTCGCGCACGCGGCCTGGGCCGAGTTCACCGCCGTCGAGGGCGAGGGTGGCCTGGTGGCCTCGCTGGCCTCCGGTGCGCTGGCCGGGCGGCTGGCCGCGACGTGGGAGAAGCGGTCCCAGCGGATCGCCACCCGGCGCGACCCGCTCACCGGCGTCAGCGAGTTCCCGAACCTGGCCGAGAAGCCGGTGGTGCGGGAGCCGGCCGGGTCCACTGTGGAAGGTGGGCTGCCGCGGCACCGGTACGCCGAAGGCTTCGAAGCCCTGCGGGACGCTTCGGACGCGTACCTCGCTTCGCACGGCTCTCGGCCGAAGATCTTCCTCGCGACCCTCGGCCCGGTCGCCGCGCACACCACGCGCGCCGGGTTCGCCGCCAACCTTTTCCAGGCGGGCGGGATCGAAGCCGTCAACCCGGGCGCGACCGACGACCTGCCGGGCGCGTTCCGTGAATCCGGGGCCCGGATCGCCTGCCTCTGCGGCACCGACGACGCCTACGCCGCCCAGGCGGCCGACGTCGCCGCGTCGCTGGGCGCCGAGTACGTCCTGCTCGCGGGCAAGGGGTCCTACGACGGCATTGACGGCAACGTCTTCGCCGGCGGCAACGCCCTGGAAGTCCTCAACGGCCTGCACGCCAAGCTGGGAGTCACGCGATGA
- a CDS encoding MerR family transcriptional regulator, translated as MAELSAESGVPVATVKFYLREGLLPPGERTSPNQARYSAAHVQRLRLIKALTEVGGLPLASVGVVLTAIDGAETPHRTMGVVQQELAGPPPKVSDEAAEWASGLLADLLARQGWKAHPPEHRAMANLIAALATAKELGQEKLAGHLEEYAELAMRVAELDIDTVRGLTSFDKIIETGLVATVLGDRIFAGLRHLAQEQVSRELLGRPPEG; from the coding sequence ATGGCCGAGCTGAGCGCCGAGTCCGGGGTGCCGGTCGCGACCGTCAAGTTCTACCTGCGCGAGGGCCTGCTCCCGCCCGGCGAGCGCACCAGCCCGAACCAGGCGCGCTACTCGGCGGCGCACGTCCAGCGGCTGCGGCTGATCAAGGCCCTCACCGAGGTCGGCGGGCTGCCGCTGGCCTCGGTCGGCGTCGTGCTCACTGCGATCGACGGCGCCGAAACCCCGCACCGGACGATGGGCGTGGTCCAGCAGGAGCTGGCCGGGCCCCCGCCGAAGGTGTCCGACGAGGCCGCCGAGTGGGCGTCCGGGCTGCTGGCGGACCTGCTGGCCCGCCAGGGCTGGAAGGCGCACCCGCCGGAGCACCGCGCGATGGCCAACCTGATCGCGGCACTGGCGACGGCCAAGGAGCTGGGCCAGGAGAAGCTGGCCGGCCACCTCGAGGAGTACGCGGAGCTGGCCATGCGCGTCGCGGAACTGGACATCGACACGGTCCGCGGCCTGACGTCGTTCGACAAGATCATCGAGACCGGCCTGGTGGCGACCGTGCTGGGCGACCGCATCTTCGCCGGCCTGCGCCACCTCGCCCAGGAGCAGGTCTCCCGCGAGCTCCTCGGCCGGCCGCCGGAGGGCTAG
- a CDS encoding serine/threonine-protein kinase — protein MVAGRYRLRSVLGSGSMGTVWSAYDEFLHRQVAVKEMKVPPGIPASQADELRERTLREARAIAVLSHPNVIILHDVAREDDQPFVVMELLPSRSLAHILRDHGPLTVGQAAAVGIAVASALEAAHAAGITHRDVKPGNVLVASDGRIKLTDFGIARNVSEATMTRTGIMLGSPAYIAPEVASGGAVTPAADLWGLGATLFAAVEGAPPYDADGDPLETVGKVVNGKVPKPKAGPLADVISALMKKEPGQRITLREVRHRLYPLQTKTPLDLFGPELFRTPDGKKTSAQPDATDTQIIKTVLPEKETAKAEKKAEASSSELAADPGPLPFLRPPAPSAPTAAAPTVFVPPPPRPARRSSTATAVLVALAILLFLLAAGGGFALARAVGGQSLLPPAAAPRSTSNGVTDVPPPSLVQQSGDASYVTGNGGQFGLQVPDGWQKFVAPHTTTKFGASTAVQYVSPDGRRSLRVERLVKYFAQYPDDNEYINWLKGSYPGNAFQVYDPTPLPGGKGSTLTYRLAEGGTLPDGDGDGGGTRVTFMNLIQAGTSLWLLSVTVPAEQEDSGRRDVFDRVAPTLSVSD, from the coding sequence GTGGTCGCCGGTCGCTACCGGCTGCGTTCGGTGCTCGGCTCCGGGTCGATGGGCACCGTCTGGTCCGCCTACGACGAGTTCCTGCACCGGCAGGTGGCCGTCAAGGAGATGAAGGTGCCGCCGGGCATCCCGGCGTCGCAGGCCGACGAGCTGCGGGAGCGCACGCTGCGCGAAGCCCGTGCGATCGCCGTGCTCTCCCACCCGAACGTGATCATCCTGCACGACGTCGCCCGCGAGGACGACCAGCCGTTCGTGGTGATGGAGCTGCTGCCCTCGCGCAGCCTGGCGCACATCCTGCGCGACCACGGGCCGCTGACCGTCGGGCAGGCGGCCGCGGTCGGCATCGCCGTGGCCTCGGCCCTGGAGGCCGCGCACGCCGCCGGGATCACCCACCGCGACGTCAAGCCGGGCAACGTCCTGGTGGCCAGCGACGGCCGGATCAAGCTGACCGACTTCGGCATCGCCCGGAACGTCTCCGAGGCGACCATGACCCGCACCGGGATCATGCTCGGCTCGCCCGCCTACATCGCCCCGGAGGTGGCCTCCGGCGGTGCCGTCACGCCGGCCGCGGACCTGTGGGGCCTCGGCGCCACGCTGTTCGCGGCGGTCGAGGGCGCGCCGCCGTACGACGCCGACGGCGACCCGCTGGAGACGGTCGGCAAGGTCGTCAACGGGAAGGTCCCGAAGCCGAAGGCCGGCCCGCTCGCCGACGTGATCAGCGCGTTGATGAAGAAGGAGCCCGGGCAGCGGATCACGCTGCGGGAGGTCCGGCACCGGCTCTACCCGCTGCAGACGAAGACGCCGCTCGACCTGTTCGGGCCCGAGCTGTTCCGCACCCCGGACGGCAAGAAGACGTCCGCGCAGCCGGACGCGACCGACACCCAGATCATCAAGACCGTCCTGCCCGAGAAGGAGACGGCCAAGGCGGAGAAGAAGGCCGAAGCGTCGAGCAGCGAGCTCGCCGCCGACCCGGGCCCGCTGCCGTTCCTGCGCCCGCCGGCGCCATCGGCTCCCACCGCGGCGGCGCCGACGGTGTTCGTCCCGCCGCCGCCGCGGCCGGCGCGGCGCAGTTCCACGGCCACCGCAGTGCTCGTCGCGCTCGCGATCCTGCTCTTCCTGCTCGCCGCGGGCGGCGGGTTCGCGCTGGCCAGGGCGGTCGGCGGCCAGTCGCTGCTGCCGCCGGCGGCCGCCCCGCGGAGCACGTCGAACGGGGTGACCGACGTGCCGCCGCCGTCGCTGGTGCAGCAGTCCGGCGACGCCAGCTACGTGACCGGCAACGGCGGCCAGTTCGGCCTCCAGGTGCCGGACGGCTGGCAGAAGTTCGTCGCCCCGCACACGACGACGAAGTTCGGGGCGAGCACAGCGGTCCAGTACGTCTCCCCCGACGGCCGCCGGTCGCTGCGGGTGGAACGGCTGGTGAAGTACTTCGCCCAGTACCCCGACGACAACGAGTACATCAACTGGCTGAAGGGGTCCTACCCGGGCAACGCGTTCCAGGTCTACGACCCGACACCGCTGCCGGGCGGCAAGGGCTCGACGCTGACCTACCGCCTGGCCGAGGGCGGCACCCTCCCGGACGGCGACGGCGACGGCGGCGGCACCCGGGTGACGTTCATGAACCTGATCCAGGCGGGTACCAGCCTGTGGCTGCTGTCGGTGACCGTGCCGGCCGAGCAGGAGGACTCGGGCCGCCGTGACGTCTTCGACCGGGTCGCCCCGACGCTGAGCGTCTCGGACTAG
- a CDS encoding phospho-sugar mutase: MTSDSTLRDAASRWIAADPDPATRAELEAVLARADGDPSAAEDLADRLAGPLEFGTAGLRGPVRAGPNGMNVAVVTRTTAGVAEWLTAHGHAGALVVVGRDARHGSEAFATATAEVLTAAGFDVKVFPRPLPTPVLAFAVGRLGAVAGIQITASHNPPADNGYKLYDATGGQIVPPSDGEIERAIEAAPSAADVPRAAGAEIVDLLDRYLDEVATLPLGSERAVRVAATALHGVGADTLRAAFERAGFTDLHLVGAQTTPDPDFPTVSFPNPEEPGATDLLLALASDVDADLAIALDPDADRCALGVRERDGSWRMLRGDETGVLLGSYVLSTVDRTVLPDPLVATTIVSSSMLGEIAKAEGARYAETLTGFKWLVRAGEGLVFAYEEALGLCVNPGFVRDKDGIAAATLAAGLAAQLKKQGRTPLDVLDELAQRHGVHLTDQVSLRVTDLAVRGQLMAKVRETPPARLGGVDVTLEDLLPDADVVRLTGDGVRVVIRPSGTEPKLKAYLQVVDNDRGVAQERLTALRGDVEELLA, translated from the coding sequence GTGACATCGGATTCCACCCTGCGTGACGCCGCTTCCCGCTGGATCGCCGCCGATCCGGACCCCGCCACCCGCGCCGAGCTCGAAGCGGTCCTGGCCCGCGCCGACGGCGACCCTTCGGCCGCCGAAGACCTCGCCGACCGGCTGGCCGGGCCGCTGGAATTCGGCACGGCCGGCCTGCGCGGCCCGGTGCGCGCCGGGCCGAACGGGATGAACGTCGCCGTCGTCACCCGCACGACGGCCGGGGTCGCGGAGTGGCTGACGGCACACGGGCACGCCGGTGCGCTGGTCGTCGTCGGCCGGGACGCGCGGCACGGCTCGGAAGCCTTCGCCACGGCCACCGCGGAGGTGCTGACCGCGGCCGGGTTCGACGTCAAGGTGTTCCCCCGCCCGCTGCCGACGCCGGTGCTCGCGTTCGCCGTCGGGCGGCTCGGCGCGGTGGCCGGGATCCAGATCACCGCGTCGCACAACCCCCCGGCGGACAACGGGTACAAGCTCTACGACGCCACCGGCGGCCAGATCGTCCCGCCGTCCGACGGCGAGATCGAGCGCGCCATCGAGGCCGCGCCGTCCGCCGCCGACGTGCCGCGGGCGGCCGGCGCCGAGATAGTCGACCTGCTGGACCGCTACCTCGACGAGGTCGCGACGCTGCCGCTGGGCTCGGAGCGCGCGGTGCGCGTGGCCGCGACGGCGCTGCACGGCGTCGGCGCCGACACGCTGCGCGCGGCGTTCGAGCGGGCCGGGTTCACCGACCTGCACCTGGTCGGCGCCCAGACCACGCCGGACCCGGACTTCCCGACCGTGTCGTTCCCGAACCCCGAGGAACCGGGCGCGACGGACCTGCTGCTGGCCCTGGCGTCCGATGTGGACGCCGACCTGGCGATCGCGCTCGACCCGGACGCCGACCGGTGCGCGCTCGGCGTCCGCGAGCGCGACGGGAGCTGGCGGATGCTGCGCGGCGACGAGACCGGCGTGCTGCTCGGCTCGTACGTCCTGTCCACTGTGGATCGCACGGTGCTGCCGGACCCGCTGGTGGCCACCACGATCGTGTCTTCGTCGATGCTGGGTGAGATCGCGAAGGCCGAAGGCGCCCGGTACGCCGAGACGCTGACCGGCTTCAAGTGGCTGGTGCGCGCCGGCGAGGGGCTGGTGTTCGCCTACGAAGAGGCGCTCGGCCTGTGCGTGAACCCGGGCTTCGTGCGCGACAAGGACGGCATCGCCGCCGCGACGCTCGCCGCGGGCCTCGCCGCGCAGCTCAAGAAGCAGGGCCGGACCCCGCTGGACGTGCTGGACGAACTCGCGCAGCGCCACGGCGTCCACCTGACCGACCAGGTTTCGCTGCGGGTCACCGATCTCGCCGTGCGCGGGCAGCTGATGGCGAAGGTGCGGGAGACGCCACCGGCCCGGCTCGGCGGCGTCGACGTCACCCTCGAAGACCTGCTGCCGGACGCCGACGTGGTGCGGCTGACCGGTGACGGCGTGCGCGTGGTCATCCGGCCGTCGGGGACCGAGCCGAAGCTGAAGGCGTACCTGCAGGTGGTGGACAACGACCGCGGCGTGGCGCAGGAGCGGCTGACGGCGTTGCGGGGGGACGTCGAGGAACTGCTCGCCTGA
- the scpA gene encoding methylmalonyl-CoA mutase: MSIPNFAGLDLGTPSPGDRDAWARAVEDATGKGPDALAWETPEGIGVKPVYTAADLSDVDFLGTYPGIAPFLRGPYPTMYVNQPWTIRQYAGFSTAEESNAFYRRNLAAGQKGLSVAFDLATHRGYDSDHPRVSGDVGMAGVAIDSIYDMRQLFDGIPLDKMSVSMTMNGAVLPVLALYVVAAEEQGVKPEQLAGTIQNDILKEFMVRNTYIYPPQPSMRIISDIFSFTSQHMPKYNSISISGYHMQEAGATADLELAYTLADGVEYIRSGVDAGLSVDKFAPRLSFFWAIGMNFFMEVAKLRAARLLWAKLVKGFNPSSSKSLSLRTHSQTSGWSLTAQDVYNNVVRTCVEAMAATQGHTQSLHTNALDEALALPTDFSARIARNTQLLLQQESGTTRVIDPWGGSAFVEKLTYDLARKAWGHITEVEQAGGMARAIDAGIPKLRIEEAAARTQARIDSGRQPVIGVNKYQVTDDEEIDVLKVDNAGVRAQQLEKLRRLRSERDSAATEDALRRLTEGAQQGGNLLELAIDAARAKATVGEISDALEKIWGRHSGQIRTISGVYREEVGKTQNVEKARQLVDEFAAEEGRRPRILVAKMGQDGHDRGQKVIATGFADLGFDVDVGPLFSTPAEVARQAIEADVHVVGVSSLAAGHLSLVPALRHELAELGREDIMVVVGGVIPPQDYPALREAGAAAIFGPGTVLADAAIDLLGQLSAQES, from the coding sequence ATGAGCATCCCGAACTTCGCCGGTCTCGACCTCGGCACGCCGTCGCCGGGCGACCGCGACGCGTGGGCGCGCGCGGTGGAGGACGCCACCGGCAAGGGCCCGGACGCCCTGGCCTGGGAGACGCCGGAGGGCATCGGCGTCAAGCCGGTCTACACCGCCGCCGACCTGTCCGATGTGGACTTCCTGGGCACCTACCCCGGCATCGCGCCCTTCCTGCGCGGGCCGTACCCGACGATGTACGTCAACCAGCCGTGGACCATCCGCCAGTACGCCGGGTTCTCCACCGCCGAGGAGTCCAACGCCTTCTACCGGCGCAACCTCGCGGCCGGGCAGAAGGGCCTTTCGGTCGCCTTCGACCTGGCCACCCACCGCGGCTACGACTCCGACCACCCGCGCGTCTCGGGTGACGTCGGCATGGCGGGCGTGGCCATCGACTCCATCTACGACATGCGCCAGCTCTTCGACGGCATCCCGCTCGACAAGATGTCGGTGTCGATGACGATGAATGGCGCGGTGCTGCCGGTGCTCGCGCTGTACGTCGTCGCGGCGGAGGAGCAGGGGGTGAAGCCGGAGCAGCTCGCGGGGACCATCCAGAACGACATCCTCAAGGAGTTCATGGTCCGCAACACCTACATCTACCCGCCGCAGCCGTCGATGCGGATCATCTCCGACATCTTCTCCTTCACTTCGCAGCACATGCCGAAGTACAACTCGATCTCCATCTCCGGCTACCACATGCAGGAAGCCGGCGCGACGGCCGACCTGGAGCTCGCCTACACCCTGGCCGACGGCGTCGAGTACATCCGGTCGGGGGTCGACGCGGGGCTGAGCGTCGACAAGTTCGCGCCGCGGCTGTCGTTCTTCTGGGCGATCGGCATGAACTTCTTCATGGAGGTCGCGAAGCTGCGCGCGGCCCGGCTGCTGTGGGCGAAGCTGGTGAAGGGCTTCAACCCTTCGTCGTCGAAGTCGCTTTCGCTGCGTACGCACTCCCAGACGTCCGGCTGGTCGCTGACCGCGCAGGACGTCTACAACAACGTCGTGCGGACCTGTGTCGAGGCGATGGCCGCGACCCAGGGGCACACGCAGTCGCTGCACACGAACGCCCTCGACGAGGCCCTCGCGCTGCCGACGGACTTCTCCGCGCGGATCGCCCGCAACACCCAGCTGCTGCTGCAGCAGGAGTCCGGCACCACGCGCGTGATCGACCCGTGGGGTGGGTCTGCGTTCGTCGAGAAGCTGACCTACGACCTCGCGCGCAAGGCCTGGGGCCACATCACCGAGGTCGAGCAGGCCGGCGGCATGGCTCGCGCGATCGATGCCGGTATCCCCAAGCTGCGCATCGAGGAGGCCGCCGCGCGCACCCAGGCGCGCATCGACTCCGGGCGGCAGCCGGTGATCGGCGTCAACAAGTACCAGGTCACCGACGACGAAGAGATCGACGTCCTCAAGGTCGACAACGCCGGCGTCCGCGCCCAGCAGCTGGAGAAGCTGCGCCGGCTGCGGTCCGAACGCGACTCCGCGGCGACGGAAGACGCGCTGCGGCGGCTCACCGAGGGTGCCCAGCAGGGCGGCAACCTGCTGGAACTGGCCATCGACGCCGCCAGGGCGAAGGCCACGGTCGGCGAGATCTCCGACGCGCTCGAGAAGATCTGGGGACGGCACTCCGGGCAGATCCGGACGATCTCGGGTGTCTACCGCGAGGAGGTGGGGAAGACGCAGAACGTCGAGAAGGCCCGTCAGCTGGTCGACGAGTTCGCCGCGGAGGAGGGTCGCCGCCCCCGGATCCTCGTCGCGAAGATGGGCCAGGACGGCCACGACCGCGGCCAGAAGGTGATCGCCACCGGCTTCGCCGACCTCGGCTTCGACGTCGACGTCGGCCCGCTGTTCTCCACCCCGGCCGAGGTGGCGCGGCAGGCGATCGAAGCGGACGTGCACGTCGTCGGCGTCTCGTCACTGGCCGCCGGGCACCTGTCGCTGGTGCCCGCGCTGCGGCACGAGCTGGCCGAGCTGGGCCGCGAGGACATCATGGTGGTCGTCGGCGGCGTCATCCCGCCGCAGGACTACCCGGCGCTGCGCGAGGCCGGGGCGGCGGCGATCTTCGGCCCCGGCACGGTGCTCGCGGACGCGGCCATCGACCTGCTCGGCCAGCTGTCGGCGCAGGAGTCCTGA